The DNA window CAGTGGCCGCCGAACGCTCGCGGCGGCGTCGGCGGGCCGCGGTGACCCGGTCGACCACGAGGCCGAGGACCAGGGCGACCGCGACGCCGATGACGGAGCTGAGGAGCGGCTGGTCTGCGAAGAGCTTCCCGGCAACGATGCCGATGAGGGCGCTGTAGGCAGCCCAGGTCGCACCGCCGATGAGACTCAGCGGGACGAACCGCCGCCACGGGTAGTGGAGCGCACCCGCGGTCATGTTGACGACGACGCGACCGACGGGGATGTAGCGCGCGCCGAGGATGAGCGGTGCACCGCGGTGGCCGAGGGCACGGCCGGCCCGGTCGAATCCCTCGGCGATCCGCGGGCGACGCATCCAGGCGAAGCGGGTCGTGCCGACGCCCCGACCGATGAGGTAGGCGAGGTTGTCGCCGATCGCGGCACCCAGCGCCGCGACGACGACGAGGAGCGGCAGGTTGGATCCGCCGGTCGAGACCGCGACGGCCGCCGCGGCGACGAGCACCGTCTCACTCGGGACCGGTGGGAAGAAACCGTCGATCACGGCCACCGCGAACATCACCACGTACAGCCACGGCGAGGTCACTGCGGTGAGGATGAGTTCGTTGATGACGTCCATGCTTCGACGCTACGAAGCGGGCGGCGTCGCAGCATCACCCCGAGGTATCCGGTACCCCCTACCCCGGTGGTGTTCTGCGGCGCCGCCCGGACCAGCCCTCGGCGGACCGGACTCAGTCGACGACGGCCGGGACCTTCGGTTCCGCGTGCCCGCGGGGTGAGAGCGCCTCGTGCGTGCTGATCTCGTAGGCGTTCTCGGCGTGGAGCACGACGTCGAGACCCTGGGCCTCCGTCTGGGCCGACACCCGGATGCCCATCGTCTTGTCGAGGACCTTCGCGAGCACCCAGGTGATGGAGAAGGTGTAGACGAAGACGGCGACGATCGCGAGGGCCTGCTTGCCGAGGAGGAGGAAGCCGCCACCGGCGAGGAGCCCCTCACCACCGCTGGGTGCGAGCGGCACCGCGAGGATGCCGATGAGGAGACCACCGACGACCCCGCCGACGAAGTGCAGGGCGGTGACGTCGAGCGCGTCGTCGAAGCCGAAGCGGACCTTGAGGCTGACGGCGAAGTAGCAGACGACCGCTGCGGCGGCACCGATCGCGAGCGAGCCCAGCGGGGTCACCGCACCGCAGGAGGGTGTGATGGCGACGAGCGCGGCGATCGCGCCGGAGCAGGCGCCGAGGGTCGACGGGTGTCCGTCGCGCAGCTTCTCGACGACGAGCCAGACGATGACGCCGGCGCAGGTCGCGGCGACGGTGTTGAAGACCGCGACGGCGGCGTTGTTGTCTGCGGCACCGAGCGCGCTGCCGTCGAAGCCGATCCAGCCGACGAAGAGCAGGCCCGCGCCGAGCAGGGTGAGCGGGAGGCTGTGCGCCTTCGGCTGCGAGGGGAAACCGTTGCGCTTGCCGAGGACGAGCGCGAGCGCGAGGGCCGCCACCCCGGAGTTGACGTGGATGGCCGTGCTGCCGGCGTAGTCGATCGAGCCGATCGTGTTCGCGAGCCAGCCGCCCTGCACGCTGCCGTCGGCGGAGTCGAACGCGAAGACCCAGTGCGCGACGGGGAAGTAGACGAGCGTCGACCAGACCCCCGCGAAGACCATCCATGCACTGAACTTCATGCGGCCGGCGGCGGCACCGGCGACGATCCCGATGGTGAGGCCGGCGAACATGAGGTGGAGGGCGGCGAGCGCGAGGGGCGGCAGGGCGCTCCCCTCCGGGGCGACGAGGAGCTGGCCGAGGCCGGGGTACTCGGTCGGGTCGCCGACGAGTCCGAGACCGCCGATGCTGTCGCCGAACACCATGGAGTAGCCGAACGCCACCCACAGGATCCCGACGAGGCAGAACGACGCGAAGATCATCATCATCATGTTCATGGTGACGCGGCGGCTGACCATCCCGCCGTAGAACATGGCGAGGCCGGGCAGCATGAGTGCGACGGCGACCACCGCCGTCAGGAGCCATGCCGTGTTGCCCGCGATTGCAGCCGTGTCCATTCGGACCTCCAGGGTTCGCGCGGGATCCGAAACGGACGACCGCATTTTCAATAGGTCATCCAATTGTCGCGACGACCGGTTTCAATGCAGTATCGAATCCGTTTCGTGTTCGTTACATCAGAGGGGCCAGTCGTCGGGGTGCCGGAACGGAACGGCGACGACCTGCACGTCGTCCTCGTAGGTAAGACGCTTCTCGGATAGTCGACCACTGGCATGCAGGCCGTTCGCCATCGCGAACACCCCGGGGTACCGCCCGTGCCGATTCGGAACGGCGCTCTGGAATCGGACGAACATGGTTCGACCATACGCATGAACGCCAGTGCGCTGGCGGAGAGGTCCAGCTCCCTGTCAGGTGCGGGTCGCCCTTCCCGCTTCGATCAACCGGCGCCGATCAGTGGAGGTCGGTCCGCGTCACGAGCGAGCGGATCGGCGGCAGCCTGTGCCGCGCGGCGTCATCCGCTTCATCGACGATGGCGGTCAGCGACACGACCTTGGCCCCGCCCGCCTTCGCGAGCTGCGAGACGGTCAGGGCCTGGCTTCCGGTTTCCACCCAGTCATCGACCAGCACCAGTCGAGCCCCGGGTTCCAGGTGATCCCTGCGTACCGACAACGTCTGTCGGCGTCCCCGGTAG is part of the Plantibacter sp. Leaf314 genome and encodes:
- a CDS encoding ammonium transporter, yielding MDTAAIAGNTAWLLTAVVAVALMLPGLAMFYGGMVSRRVTMNMMMMIFASFCLVGILWVAFGYSMVFGDSIGGLGLVGDPTEYPGLGQLLVAPEGSALPPLALAALHLMFAGLTIGIVAGAAAGRMKFSAWMVFAGVWSTLVYFPVAHWVFAFDSADGSVQGGWLANTIGSIDYAGSTAIHVNSGVAALALALVLGKRNGFPSQPKAHSLPLTLLGAGLLFVGWIGFDGSALGAADNNAAVAVFNTVAATCAGVIVWLVVEKLRDGHPSTLGACSGAIAALVAITPSCGAVTPLGSLAIGAAAAVVCYFAVSLKVRFGFDDALDVTALHFVGGVVGGLLIGILAVPLAPSGGEGLLAGGGFLLLGKQALAIVAVFVYTFSITWVLAKVLDKTMGIRVSAQTEAQGLDVVLHAENAYEISTHEALSPRGHAEPKVPAVVD
- a CDS encoding DedA family protein, producing the protein MDVINELILTAVTSPWLYVVMFAVAVIDGFFPPVPSETVLVAAAAVAVSTGGSNLPLLVVVAALGAAIGDNLAYLIGRGVGTTRFAWMRRPRIAEGFDRAGRALGHRGAPLILGARYIPVGRVVVNMTAGALHYPWRRFVPLSLIGGATWAAYSALIGIVAGKLFADQPLLSSVIGVAVALVLGLVVDRVTAARRRRRERSAATAASDAGEDAEADARSVLVPVGE